The Apium graveolens cultivar Ventura chromosome 6, ASM990537v1, whole genome shotgun sequence genome contains a region encoding:
- the LOC141665644 gene encoding protein FAR1-RELATED SEQUENCE 5-like: MQYGAVSCVDSSHVSRLVDDYVSDGGNSLSESEISVSSFNITPGGHKYYIPKCSGDISKPEVNQSFDSWEKGIQFYKEYGRLSGFNVRLTTETKDDRDEIILRKYIVCGRAGFNDMPRNSDESSSKTVKRSRTVSGRCGCKAKCLFKRTGSDKYVVAVFEEKHNHPLASEEDLQFLKANREMTNSMRQNVVDTAKVNIGTSKSFTLMKEQVGGYGNIGASMLLDKFKVLHETCELFYYAYDVDSEGHLTKLFWADATGRRNYEIYGDVISFDATFNTNRYNMIFAPFTGLDKHDRCVTFAACLLAKEDISHYTGAFDHFLKCPAMRAIVPEVFKGTNEYPATKYRLCMWHIMQKFPVKLGNRICKETDFMVKMKKLIWSSIIEPDEFESGWLSVMKEFKLEGNKWLEKMYSVRKSWIPAYFRGEPMFGLMRTTSRSESENFFFSHFHRQGSTLCEFWLRFESAMDKQRNETRRLNHESNSSLPITVSEWFIEDDAADLFTRAIFYKLQDEIVSSCLNMQIKKMSEEIDGVTCLEIRDVKVKDKIFKVSVSYDHAACSCNKFVMCGIVCRHAFCGLKQIGVVKFPRSMVLNRWMKIAKSGSSSVYFAVSEDHLKIQKVAVKVSHIWFDFRTAVNKAGTDLDKLDHVHGVVRQLSTDMDVGDGSGGVMSKAEFMASVVGQQPTEEVKVKVPNMCKNKGSGLKRYKSVR, translated from the exons ATGCAGTATGGTGCGGTAAG TTGCGTTGATTCGTCTCATGTTAGCCGTTTGGTAGATGATTATGTATCTGATGGCGGTAACAGTTTATCTGAAAGTGAGATTTCTGTTTCGAGCTTTAATATTACACCTGGTGGTCATAAGTATTACATTCCAAAGTGTAGTGGTGATATTTCTAAACCAGAGGTTAATCAGAGTTTTGATAGTTGGGAAAAAGGTATTCAATTTTACAAGGAATATGGGAGGTTGTCTGGATTTAATGTGCGGTTGACTACTGAAACGAAAGATGATAGGGATGAaataattttgagaaaatatattGTTTGTGGTAGAGCTGGTTTTAATGATATGCCTAGAAATTCAGATGAAAGTTCTAGTAAAACTGTTAAGCGTAGCAGGACTGTTTCAGGGAGGTGCGGATGCAAAGCAAAATGTCTTTTCAAACGTACTGGTTCGGACAAGTATGTTGTTGCTGTGTTTGAGGAAAAACACAATCATCCGTTAGCTTCTGAAGAGGATCTTCAATTTttgaaagcaaatagagagaTGACTAATAGTATGCGCCAAAATGTTGTTGATACTGCTAAAGTGAATATTGGTACTAGTAAATCTTTTACTTTAATGAAGGAACAGGTTGGTGGTTATGGAAATATTGGTGCTTCG ATGTTGCTTGACAAGTTTAAAGTTTTACATGAGACATGTGAATTATTTTATTATGCATATGATGTTGATTCTGAGGGTCATTTAACGAAGCTTTTTTGGGCTGATGCTACTGGTAGAAGAAATTATGAAATATATGGAGATGTTATATCCTTTGATGCTACATTTAATACAAATCG ATATAACATGATCTTTGCTCCTTTTACTGGTTTGGACAAACATGATCGATGTGTCACATTTGCTGCATGTCTTCTTGCTAAGGAGGATATCAGTCATTATACAGGGGCGTTTGATCATTTTTTGAAG TGCCCTGCAATGAGAGCTATTGTTCCTGAAGTTTTTAAAGGAACCAATGAATATCCTGCCACTAAATATCGTTTATGCATGTGGCATATTATGCAGAAATTCCCTGTTAAG CTTGGCAATCGAATTTGTAAGGAAACTGACTTTATggtgaagatgaagaaattaatcTGGTCTTCAATTATTGAGCCTGATGAGTTTGAATCAGGGTGGTTATCAGTTATGAAAGAGTTTAAACTTGAAGGGAACAAGTGGTTAGAAAAAATGTATTCGGTTAGAAAGTCTTGGATTCCTGCGTATTTTCGAGGTGAACCTATGTTTGGGTTAATGAGAACTACCTCGCGGTCTGAGAGTGAGAATTTTTTCTTTAGTCATTTTCATAGACAAGGGAGTACTTTGTGTGAATTCTGGTTGCGGTTTGAAAGTGCTATGGATAAGCAGCGAAATGAAACTCGTAGATTAAACCATGAGTCCAATTCAAGCCTGCCAATTACTGTTTCTGAGTGGTTCATTGAAGATGATGCTGCTGATTTGTTTACAAGAGCTATTTTCTATAAACTTCAAGATGAGATTGTTTCTTCTTGTTTGAATATGCAAATAAAGAAAATGAGTGAAGAAATTGATGGTGTAACTTGTTTGGAAATCAGAGATGTTAAAGTGAAAGATAAAATCTTTAAG GTGAGTGTCAGCTATGATCATGCTGCCTGTTCATGCAATAAGTTTGTTATGTGTGGTATTGTATGTCGGCACGCTTTCTGTGGTTTAAAACAAATTGGAGTAGTTAAATTCCCCAGAAGTATGGTTTTGAATCGTTGGATGAAAATTGCTAAAAGTGGCAGTTCTTCAGTCTATTTTGCTGTTTCTGAAGATCATCTTAAAATACAAAAGGTTGCAGTCAAAGTTAGTCATATCTGGTTCGATTTCCGTACAGCGGTTAATAAAGCTGGTACGGATTTAGATAAGCTGGACCATGTTCATGGGGTAGTAAGGCAATTAAGTACTGATATGGATGTTGGTGATGGTAGTGGAGGTGTTATGTCGAAAGCAGAGTTTATGGCGAGTGTAGTTGGTCAGCAGCCGACAGAAGAAGTGAAGGTTAAAGTACCAAACATGTGTAAGAATAAAGGGTCAGGCTTGAAGAGATATAAGAGTGTAAGATAG